The stretch of DNA AGTTGGAAGTTGCATCTTCATCTCCATTTCTTGCTCTATATaaactttcttcttttttcttatttttagaaattaaaGATATGGTATTTATTATTAGGAGTTTTTTTAGGGTGTATTTTCAAGaatgagtgtattggtacactTTTTTATGTTTTCACCATTTAGATTACAATTttttagaggaaattacacattttatgggtttttatattttttgtttgaaaatatggtttttttaagaaagatattttataataaaaattgaagaaaaaattgaaaaatataataaaatagtgaGAGTAACCAAATATCCTTAGAATAACTAGTTCTCTTATActattttttctatattattcaacttttttaataaaaaaaaaaaaaaatccataagatcatttttttgaaaacaaacactatatttttacaaacttatatcttaacctacaaaattttaaaaattcaaaataagttATCATACAAATTTTAGAGTTTAAatggtttgttttgcacttgtataaaataaaagaggcttattcataaaaataataataataaataaataaaagaggcTCCCATGCAGGATGTGTATAAATTGATCCAATTCAATAATAACCGATCGCCAAACATAGGATATCCAATTATGATCAAATCAAattgaataatatttttgaatatccaatCAAATTGGATGTCAGATGAGGTATtcaaaaatccaatacatccaacatccaatcgaactaattaatatttttatttagtttgaattagtaattagatttatgttgttatacgaaaaaaaaatatatgtatatatataaaaattaacattaaaattttacttaaattttaatctatttaatgGATCTGATCTGATCCaataaatactaaatctaaaatattagataaacttaaattaaaccaataaatatacataaaatacaTCCAATGAATAGAATTAATCTAATCCAGCATCTATTGGATGTTAGATCCATTGgataattgaaattaattgaatCGAATGGTAAGATATATCatccaatatataattagatCAAATCTTAATAGGCCTAAAAACATTAAATGTGATCCAATAAACACCTCTACCCTCATTTAAGAGATTgtttacttttattttcatctctattaattatttgaatttattaaaaatttcttaCATATCTTTGATGtatattttcatataaaaaaaaatagtattataACTCGATAACATAACATGAATAGAGTGTATTATATTAAACATGATGAATTAAGTTTGGGGAAGaagaaattttctttttttttttcttttgaggaAAATGTATTAACCAAGGAGCAAGGACATTAAGTCCTCTAAAAAAAAGTGGAAGCcagaatttatttaaaaatatcatccGCTATTAATAGATTCTGAATACAAATTAGATTCACGAGCCAACGTACCGAACTACTACTTTTGGTCAAAGCAAGCTTAACCAAAGCGAGATTATTAATATGTGGTAAGTTACAATTAGTAGTTTGTTTGTAAAACATACAATTTTTTCGATATTATTAATCAACTAAATGTTAATTTTATACTATTTCACTCAAATTAATTGAGATTATTAATTTATAGGAACTTAATCTAGAACTTACTTTAATTTGCCAAAGCAAATTACACACTTGACCATTTAAATTTACCCTTCTTAAACTCACATTCTCCATCCTCATTGGTATATAAATGTCaagaaaaagaattatttaCCAAAGTTTTGGCGCACCATGGTGAACTTGTAAATAGTTTTGATTAGGGAGCCATATCTCATGAGCTTCAGAGGTCCCATATGTCTGTAAAACAAAAGAGCAATTCGGGTTAGAACTCGAAAGAAAATGATGCAGAAGACAGAGAATTTTAGTAGTCAATAAACGATTCTCCAGCTCGGAGCAATACAGTGATGGAGACTAAATAGTTTCTCACAAATTAGAATCGACATTTAATAAAAAAGGCATAACAAAGTGGTGGAATGATGGAGACAATGTaaataaactgaaaaataaaGCAAACTAAAACAAACCAATCCATGGATATTCATTGCTCCATATATTATCATGTATTTGACACACAAACTTTAAAGCATTGGTTTTCTTCAAGTGGTGAGGATTGTATCAAGAATGGAAAGTAGAGCACCTTGTTCAAATCGAGTTACTTTTAGTGAGTCACTCAATAGTTTGTGAGATTAAAGAAGTGCAACGCAAGAGTGGGGAACACAGTTAACCATATTGGCCTATTCAAGGAAGGTAGCTCAAATGGTTAGACATGTGGTTTTCTCCAACAAAATCTGAGGTTCGAGTACTTCCGGGATACTTGTATAAAAATTGCTATAACTTCTTGAACCGCAAATATTTGTAGGGATAGGTGGGCATGCACCTGGGATAGACCAGGAACTATCAAAAATCGGTTGTTCCATCAGACAAAGGTGACCTTCTGCGGGCAAGGCTTGTAGGACGCGTAATTCCTATCTATTCCAAACTTTCCTCTCCCGGTTATTGATTAGGGCAGAGAAAGAGCAATGGATAGGTCAAAATAAGATGTATAAAGAGCTTTGTAATTCTAGtttcaaaagaaaatattaGCCTACTTAGAACTAATCAGGTAACTGAGTCACACTCTTTCCATATATAGTAATTTAATTCCTGAACTAATCACTATAGAGATATACCAGAAAAAAGATACATAACTAATTTCATGACTCATTTTGCAAGACTACTAAGTACTTACACGATCTCAGTGTAACGAATTCTCCAAGCAGGGAAGCCTAAGTGGCATCTTGCAGGTCCATAGACTAATAGGAGGTCCGGTTCTGGTCCATTGCACCCTGATAAGATATAAATAAATCGTCAAATATGATAGTGGAATCAAAACCAATCAAGAAACACATTAACAACAAAACAAACCGATAGCTTTAAGTGCATCTGCCATTTGAGCTTCTGTGAACGTATTCTCTTCCTGGTTTCCATTCAAAGCAGTGGATGTCATATACTTTCTAAGAAGAAAGTTGGCTGCCTTAGCCACAGCTTCCTTCCCATCAGAAAATGAAGCAAATTCCAGAGTCATACAATTCTCGCTAAGTAACTTGTCATGTTCACTAGCTTTCtgtaaaatgataaacattagGTTGAGTTAGTTGTTAATTAAACTAAAGAGTAAGAAAAGCTATAAAGACATGGGAGTTTCTATTTCTAATTAAAGTATCATAAAACTTCAGTCAACTTTTCTCTTAATAAAAATCCTTACAATCTTGGTATTGTAagcttttaaattaatattatatggaAAAGATATAAGACATTGTTTAATATAGGCATAAAAGAATGATCACAacacattaaaaaaaacacTGCCTGGCTAAATAAATGAAGGCAAAATAAGTACAGAAACATGATACCTCAAACAATGTTGCATTGTCCAATTTCTCCAAGATGGCC from Cannabis sativa cultivar Pink pepper isolate KNU-18-1 chromosome 2, ASM2916894v1, whole genome shotgun sequence encodes:
- the LOC115719484 gene encoding uncharacterized protein LOC115719484 isoform X6; translation: MEFRNEMRRSCSDSYIVQIGKMGIRLVWHILHLLVSMFYVALGMTHVAESYLISSGLWKKYRAFNKGKVRYLAIVVESEEAYQTSNIIKLLLWLESIGVKHICLYDAEGIMKKSKEAILEKLDNATLFEKASEHDKLLSENCMTLEFASFSDGKEAVAKAANFLLRKYMTSTALNGNQEENTFTEAQMADALKAIGCNGPEPDLLLVYGPARCHLGFPAWRIRYTEIVHMGPLKLMRYGSLIKTIYKFTMVRQNFGK
- the LOC115719484 gene encoding uncharacterized protein LOC115719484 isoform X4 → MGLLAMEFRNEMRRSCSDSYIVQIGKMGIRLVWHILHLLVSMFYVALGMTHVAESYLISSGLWKKYRAFNKGKVRYLAIVVESEEAYQTSNIIKLLLWLESIGVKHICLYDAEGIMKKSKEAILEKLDNATLFEKASEHDKLLSENCMTLEFASFSDGKEAVAKAANFLLRKYMTSTALNGNQEENTFTEAQMADALKAIGCNGPEPDLLLVYGPARCHLGFPAWRIRYTEIVHMGPLKLMRYGSLIKTIYKFTMVRQNFGK
- the LOC115719484 gene encoding uncharacterized protein LOC115719484 isoform X3 translates to MEFRNEMRRSCSDSYIVQRRMSRCFPFHPPTYANKGEALDELIKIGKMGIRLVWHILHLLVSMFYVALGMTHVAESYLISSGLWKKYRAFNKGKVRYLAIVVESEEAYQTSNIIKLLLWLESIGVKHICLYDAEGIMKKSKEAILEKLDNATLFEKASEHDKLLSENCMTLEFASFSDGKEAVAKAANFLLRKYMTSTALNGNQEENTFTEAQMADALKAIGCNGPEPDLLLVYGPARCHLGFPAWRIRYTEIVHMGPLKLMRYGSLIKTIYKFTMVRQNFGK
- the LOC115719484 gene encoding uncharacterized protein LOC115719484 isoform X5, encoding MLLAMEFRNEMRRSCSDSYIVQIGKMGIRLVWHILHLLVSMFYVALGMTHVAESYLISSGLWKKYRAFNKGKVRYLAIVVESEEAYQTSNIIKLLLWLESIGVKHICLYDAEGIMKKSKEAILEKLDNATLFEKASEHDKLLSENCMTLEFASFSDGKEAVAKAANFLLRKYMTSTALNGNQEENTFTEAQMADALKAIGCNGPEPDLLLVYGPARCHLGFPAWRIRYTEIVHMGPLKLMRYGSLIKTIYKFTMVRQNFGK